A region from the Pseudomonas sp. KU26590 genome encodes:
- a CDS encoding response regulator produces MLKKVGIKGRVMLLTLLPACLMAALLGGYFTWMQLTELQTQLLKRGEMIANELAPLSAGALASGDQPMLERIAGQVLEQADVRAVSFLDAGRAMLAHAGPSMINQAPVGNSTHMLQRSENDATRYLMPVFGRSRHLTGDVVPAEADRLLGWVELELSHNGTLLRGYRSLFASLILIVLGLGLTAMLSLRMSRTINGPITQIKHVVAQLKDGNLEARLPPMGSYELDELGSGINRMAATLQNAQEELQHSIEQATEDVRQNLETIEIQNIELDLARKEALEASRIKSEFLANMSHEIRTPLNGILGFTHLLQKSELTPRQYDYLGTIEKSADNLLSIINEILDFSKIEAGKLVLDAIPFNLRDLLQDTLTILAPAAHAKQLELVSLVYRDTPLSLVGDPLRLRQILTNLVSNAIKFTREGTIVARAMLEEEHDTTVQLRISVQDTGIGLSSQDVRALFQAFSQADNSLSRHSGGTGLGLVISKRLVEQMGGEIGVQSTPGEGSEFWISLTLPKTRDDLEDLPAPPLLGRRVAVLEHHDLSRQALEHQLEDCGLQPMVFNNLENLINGVTVVHQTPHAIDMAVLGVTAHELPPERLRQQIWDLENLNCKVLVLCPTTEQALYQLSVPDAYNQLQAKPACTRKLRRALSELIQPKQLRNEVQEPLSSRPPRILCVDDNPANLLLVQTLLEDMGARVKAVDSGYAAVQAVQDEPFDLVLMDVQMPGMDGRQATEEIRSWESERQATSLPIVALTAHAMANEKRALLQSGMDDYLTKPISERQLAQVVLKWTGLALRNQAPERHVEIAQGGINLQVLDHEEGLRLAAGKADLAADMLAMLLASLATDREAILTAREAKDNVALIERVHRLHGATRYCGVPQLRAACQRSETLLKQESADSDKALDELEKAISRLETEARVTA; encoded by the coding sequence GTGCTGAAAAAAGTGGGCATCAAAGGCCGCGTCATGCTGCTGACCCTGCTGCCGGCCTGCCTGATGGCGGCGCTGCTGGGCGGGTATTTCACCTGGATGCAGCTGACCGAGTTGCAGACTCAGCTGCTAAAGCGTGGCGAGATGATTGCCAACGAGCTGGCGCCGCTGTCCGCCGGCGCGCTGGCCAGTGGCGACCAGCCGATGCTAGAACGCATCGCCGGCCAAGTGCTGGAACAGGCCGACGTGCGCGCGGTGTCGTTCCTTGATGCCGGCCGCGCGATGTTGGCCCACGCCGGGCCGAGCATGATCAACCAGGCCCCCGTCGGCAACAGCACGCACATGCTGCAGCGCTCGGAAAACGACGCCACGCGCTATCTGATGCCGGTGTTCGGGCGCAGCCGTCATCTGACCGGCGATGTGGTTCCCGCCGAAGCCGATCGCCTGCTCGGTTGGGTCGAGCTGGAGCTGTCGCACAACGGCACGCTGTTGCGCGGTTATCGCAGCCTGTTCGCCAGCCTCATACTGATTGTCCTTGGCCTCGGTCTGACCGCCATGCTGTCGCTGCGCATGAGCCGCACCATCAACGGCCCGATCACCCAGATCAAACACGTCGTCGCGCAACTCAAGGACGGCAATCTGGAAGCGCGACTGCCGCCCATGGGCAGTTACGAGCTGGATGAGCTGGGTTCGGGCATCAACCGCATGGCGGCGACGTTGCAGAACGCCCAGGAAGAATTACAGCACAGCATCGAGCAGGCCACCGAAGACGTGCGCCAGAACCTGGAAACCATCGAGATTCAGAACATCGAGCTGGACCTGGCGCGCAAAGAAGCCCTGGAGGCCAGCCGGATCAAGTCCGAGTTTCTGGCGAACATGAGCCATGAGATCCGGACGCCGCTCAACGGCATCCTCGGGTTCACCCACCTGTTGCAGAAAAGCGAGCTGACGCCGCGTCAGTACGATTACCTGGGCACCATCGAAAAATCCGCCGACAACCTGTTGAGCATCATCAATGAGATTCTGGATTTCTCGAAGATCGAGGCCGGCAAGCTGGTCCTCGACGCGATTCCGTTCAACCTGCGCGACTTGTTGCAGGACACCCTGACCATCCTCGCCCCCGCCGCCCACGCCAAACAGCTGGAACTGGTAAGTCTGGTCTATCGCGACACGCCGCTGTCGCTGGTGGGCGATCCGTTGCGGCTGCGGCAGATCCTGACCAACCTCGTCAGCAACGCCATCAAGTTCACCCGCGAGGGCACCATCGTGGCGCGGGCGATGCTGGAGGAGGAACACGACACCACCGTGCAACTGCGCATCAGCGTGCAGGACACCGGCATCGGCCTGTCCAGCCAGGACGTGCGCGCGCTGTTTCAGGCGTTCAGCCAGGCAGACAATTCCCTGTCGCGGCACTCGGGCGGCACCGGGCTGGGGCTGGTGATTTCCAAGCGGCTGGTCGAGCAGATGGGCGGCGAGATCGGCGTCCAGAGCACGCCGGGTGAAGGCTCGGAGTTCTGGATCAGCCTGACGCTGCCGAAAACCCGCGACGACCTCGAAGACCTGCCCGCCCCGCCGCTGCTGGGCCGTCGCGTGGCGGTGCTGGAGCATCACGATCTGTCGCGCCAGGCGCTGGAACATCAACTGGAAGACTGCGGCCTGCAGCCGATGGTCTTCAACAACCTGGAAAACCTCATCAATGGCGTGACGGTGGTGCATCAGACGCCCCACGCCATCGACATGGCCGTGCTCGGCGTGACCGCCCACGAGCTGCCGCCCGAGCGCCTGCGCCAGCAGATCTGGGACCTGGAAAACCTCAACTGCAAAGTGCTGGTGCTGTGCCCGACCACCGAGCAGGCGCTGTATCAACTTTCCGTGCCCGACGCCTATAACCAGTTGCAGGCCAAGCCGGCGTGTACGCGCAAATTGCGCCGCGCGCTGTCGGAGCTGATCCAGCCCAAGCAACTGCGCAACGAGGTGCAGGAGCCGCTGTCGAGCCGGCCGCCGCGCATTCTCTGCGTGGACGACAACCCGGCCAATCTTTTGCTGGTGCAGACCTTGCTCGAAGACATGGGTGCCAGGGTCAAGGCCGTCGACAGTGGTTATGCCGCGGTGCAAGCGGTGCAGGATGAACCCTTCGATCTGGTGCTGATGGACGTGCAGATGCCGGGCATGGACGGGCGTCAGGCCACCGAAGAAATTCGCAGCTGGGAGAGCGAGCGTCAGGCCACGTCGCTGCCCATCGTCGCCCTCACCGCCCACGCTATGGCCAACGAGAAGCGCGCGCTGTTGCAGAGCGGCATGGACGATTACCTGACCAAGCCGATCAGCGAGCGTCAACTGGCGCAGGTGGTGCTGAAGTGGACCGGGCTGGCGCTGCGCAATCAGGCGCCGGAACGGCACGTCGAAATCGCCCAGGGCGGCATCAATCTGCAGGTGCTCGATCACGAAGAAGGGCTGCGGCTGGCGGCGGGCAAAGCCGACCTGGCCGCGGACATGCTGGCGATGCTGCTGGCTTCCCTCGCCACCGACCGCGAAGCCATCCTCACTGCCCGCGAGGCCAAGGATAACGTCGCGCTGATCGAACGCGTCCACCGCCTCCACGGCGCCACCCGTTACTGCGGCGTCCCGCAATTGCGCGCGGCGTGTCAGCGCAGTGAAACCCTGCTCAAGCAAGAATCGGCGGACAGCGACAAGGCACTGGATGAATTGGAGAAGGCCATCAGCCGACTGGAAACCGAGGCGCGTGTGACGGCTTGA